A DNA window from Aureibaculum sp. 2308TA14-22 contains the following coding sequences:
- a CDS encoding thymidylate synthase, with protein sequence MKQYHDLVKHVLENGNEKGDRTGTGTKSVFGHQMRFDLSEGFPIVTTKKLHLKSIIYELLWFINGDTNINYLQENGVRIWNAWADENGDLGPVYGHQWRNWNSDEIDQLTDVIETLKNNPDSRRMMVSAWNPSVLPDTSKSFSENVANGKAALPPCHAFFQFYVANGKLSCQLYQRSADIFLGVPFNIASYALFTMMIAQVCDYEAGEFIHTFGDAHIYSNHIEQLELQLSRDLRPLPKMKINPEIKSIFDFKFEDFELLDYNPHPHIKGTVAV encoded by the coding sequence ATGAAGCAATATCATGATTTAGTAAAACACGTTTTAGAAAACGGAAACGAAAAAGGAGATCGTACTGGTACAGGTACTAAAAGTGTTTTTGGACATCAGATGCGATTTGATTTGAGCGAAGGTTTCCCAATTGTAACCACTAAAAAATTACATTTAAAATCAATTATTTACGAGTTGCTTTGGTTTATTAATGGAGATACCAATATTAATTATTTGCAAGAAAACGGTGTGCGGATATGGAATGCTTGGGCCGATGAAAATGGCGATTTAGGTCCTGTTTACGGGCATCAATGGCGGAATTGGAACAGTGATGAAATTGATCAACTGACCGATGTCATCGAAACCTTAAAAAACAATCCCGATAGTAGGAGAATGATGGTGTCAGCTTGGAATCCTTCAGTATTACCAGACACATCAAAATCATTTAGCGAAAATGTTGCCAACGGAAAAGCCGCGTTACCGCCTTGCCATGCTTTTTTCCAGTTTTACGTTGCCAATGGAAAACTTTCTTGCCAACTCTACCAACGTAGTGCCGATATATTTTTAGGAGTTCCTTTTAACATTGCTTCTTATGCTTTATTCACAATGATGATTGCTCAAGTTTGTGACTACGAAGCGGGAGAATTTATACATACGTTTGGTGATGCCCATATTTACAGTAATCATATTGAACAATTGGAATTGCAATTATCGCGTGACTTAAGGCCATTACCCAAAATGAAAATAAACCCTGAAATCAAAAGTATTTTTGATTTTAAATTTGAAGATTTTGAATTGTTGGACTATAATCCACATCCACATATTAAAGGAACAGTAGCTGTTTAA
- a CDS encoding energy transducer TonB: MIKYFIITFWILCAFSGFSQENNTSKSETVGFAIIENPPIFPGCENIEKKLQKRCLQNQIVKHVSKNFNTKLANEVGLEPGKTKLYVNFEIASDGTIKNAKARGEHKALEEEGIRVIYSLPKMTPGHHEGNAVDVKYTLPVVLMVGKKMEDDITNKVNIQYIKDNIKKVIEKGSSNLTNETVYEKIRKLGYKPKDEVKVFTQFSVDNDGFVKNIKARGPHKIFENEAIKILKQLPKIELAGKNNVGISNEFNLPIIIVIEKPKKKK, from the coding sequence ATGATTAAATATTTTATAATTACATTTTGGATTCTTTGTGCATTTTCCGGTTTTTCGCAAGAAAATAACACGTCAAAATCGGAGACCGTTGGTTTTGCTATTATTGAAAACCCTCCGATATTTCCCGGTTGCGAGAACATAGAAAAAAAGCTACAAAAAAGATGTCTCCAAAATCAGATTGTAAAACATGTCTCTAAGAATTTTAATACAAAATTAGCCAATGAAGTTGGTCTTGAACCTGGTAAGACCAAATTGTACGTAAATTTCGAAATAGCATCTGATGGAACCATTAAAAATGCAAAAGCAAGGGGAGAACATAAAGCATTAGAAGAAGAAGGTATAAGAGTAATCTATTCGCTACCAAAAATGACTCCTGGGCATCATGAAGGTAATGCCGTGGACGTTAAATATACGTTACCCGTTGTTTTAATGGTCGGTAAAAAAATGGAAGATGATATTACTAACAAAGTCAATATCCAATATATTAAGGATAATATTAAAAAAGTAATCGAAAAAGGCAGTTCCAATTTAACTAATGAAACTGTTTATGAAAAGATTAGGAAATTAGGATATAAACCAAAGGATGAAGTAAAAGTTTTTACACAATTTTCTGTTGACAATGATGGTTTCGTAAAAAATATTAAAGCAAGAGGGCCGCATAAAATTTTTGAAAACGAGGCTATTAAAATTCTAAAACAATTACCAAAAATAGAACTTGCAGGAAAAAATAATGTAGGAATTAGTAATGAATTTAATTTGCCTATTATCATTGTTATAGAAAAGCCTAAAAAGAAAAAATAA
- a CDS encoding bifunctional nuclease family protein has product MSLVRLNIKGISYSQTQSGAYALVLSEVDGERTLPIIIGAFEAQSIAIALEKEIKPPRPLTHDLFKTFSDRFHIKVKQVIIHKLVDGVFYSSLICERDKIEEIIDARTSDAIALATRFNAPIFTYENILDKAGIFLKIKDEPKLTQAKIEVEEMAIELAEESSLKEISLKELNKQLEEAVANEDYELAAKLRDEISKRKK; this is encoded by the coding sequence ATGAGTTTAGTCCGCCTTAACATAAAAGGTATATCATACAGCCAAACACAAAGCGGTGCTTATGCACTGGTTTTAAGCGAAGTAGATGGTGAACGCACTTTACCTATTATTATTGGTGCTTTTGAAGCACAATCTATTGCCATTGCATTAGAAAAGGAAATAAAGCCTCCAAGACCGCTTACGCACGACCTGTTTAAAACTTTTTCTGATCGTTTTCATATCAAGGTAAAGCAGGTGATTATTCACAAACTAGTTGATGGCGTGTTTTATTCTAGTCTTATTTGTGAGCGTGATAAAATTGAAGAAATTATTGATGCCAGAACTTCTGATGCTATTGCACTGGCAACACGTTTTAACGCACCTATTTTTACTTATGAAAATATTTTGGACAAAGCGGGTATCTTTCTAAAGATTAAAGATGAACCTAAACTTACTCAAGCGAAAATAGAAGTTGAAGAAATGGCAATTGAACTTGCAGAAGAGTCGTCATTAAAAGAAATCTCACTAAAAGAATTAAACAAACAATTGGAAGAGGCCGTAGCTAATGAAGACTATGAATTGGCGGCAAAATTAAGAGATGAAATTTCTAAACGAAAAAAATAG
- a CDS encoding dihydrofolate reductase translates to MEKEQIELYEKAKKRTKQKKRLYYHFIVFLIGSLFLIVLNTFFNVGQEKYGEWFKYAVALWLLVWIFHFINVFITNKFFGKEWEQTETEKLIKKHKAETERLEKKLIKTGVIGPQIKPSNPIKKVTKNSISIIAAVGKHRELGKNNQLLWHLPNDLKRFKKVTSGHDVIMGRKTYESLDGPLPSRTNIIISRNPDYKAPLCKVVNSLEEALYESGDPDPYILGGAQIYEQAIKIADKLDLTLVDASFDADAFFPEIDSTIWKEISRENHYADEKHDYDYSFVTYKRK, encoded by the coding sequence ATGGAAAAGGAACAAATCGAGCTTTACGAAAAAGCCAAGAAGCGAACCAAGCAGAAAAAAAGATTGTACTATCATTTTATCGTTTTTTTAATTGGGTCGCTATTTTTAATCGTATTGAATACTTTTTTTAATGTTGGTCAAGAAAAGTATGGCGAATGGTTTAAATATGCGGTTGCTCTTTGGCTGTTGGTTTGGATATTTCACTTTATAAATGTTTTTATTACTAATAAATTTTTTGGAAAAGAATGGGAACAGACAGAAACCGAAAAGTTGATTAAAAAACACAAAGCAGAAACCGAAAGATTGGAAAAAAAATTAATCAAAACAGGAGTTATCGGTCCTCAGATTAAACCATCAAACCCTATAAAAAAAGTAACCAAAAATTCAATTAGTATAATCGCTGCTGTGGGTAAGCATCGTGAACTCGGAAAAAATAATCAGCTACTTTGGCATTTACCCAATGATCTAAAACGTTTTAAAAAAGTAACTTCTGGACATGATGTAATTATGGGCAGAAAAACCTACGAATCTTTAGATGGGCCTTTACCGAGCAGAACCAATATTATTATTTCACGAAATCCAGATTACAAGGCACCATTATGTAAAGTAGTAAATTCTTTAGAAGAAGCACTTTATGAATCTGGAGATCCCGACCCATATATATTGGGTGGTGCTCAAATCTATGAACAAGCCATAAAAATAGCAGATAAGCTAGACCTTACCTTAGTTGATGCCTCCTTTGATGCAGATGCTTTTTTTCCGGAAATTGACAGTACTATTTGGAAAGAAATAAGTCGTGAAAATCACTATGCAGATGAAAAACACGATTACGATTATAGTTTTGTTACTTACAAGAGAAAATAA
- a CDS encoding NupC/NupG family nucleoside CNT transporter, translating to MIRNLLLFITILFGLNFSSAQEIEKKWQLQSIQNNQEASIVNHNEFLLLDKGEFEFETSFQGKISGDYIYQNNLLVFYVDFPKDTIYKYKITQLSDSTLAFKSKDILFEFSEIKDELTTIVYKADSNEIIPSQGFSINSLWRGVLGMATLLFIAFLFSSNRKAINWKTVGIGIAFQLLIAVGVLKIPFIQAGFEFVGKIFVKILDFTRAGSQFLFEGLVVDMDTFGFIFAFQVLPTIIFFSALTSVLFYLGIIQKVVKFMAMLLTKALGISGAESLSIAGNIFLGQTEAPLLIKAYLEKMNKSEMLLVMIGGMATVAGAVLAAYIGFLGGDDPVLRLVYAKHLLAASVMAAPGAIVISKILYPQTETINTDVNVSQDKIGSNILDAIANGTTEGLRLAVNVGAMLLVFIAFIAMANYGLGKIGYWTGLNAWLGDNTSYSSFSIEAILGTIFAPLMWLIGVAKEDMMLMGQLLGIKLAASEFVGYIQLADLKNAANATHLSYQKSIIMATYMLCGFANFASIGIQIGGIGSLAPGQRKTLSEFGMKALIGGSIASLISATIAGMIIG from the coding sequence ATGATTAGAAATTTACTTTTATTTATTACTATACTATTTGGACTAAATTTTTCTTCCGCCCAAGAAATAGAAAAAAAATGGCAACTACAATCAATACAAAATAATCAAGAAGCTTCCATAGTCAATCATAATGAGTTTTTACTATTAGATAAAGGCGAATTCGAATTTGAAACCAGTTTTCAGGGTAAAATTTCTGGTGACTATATTTATCAAAATAATTTATTGGTTTTTTATGTTGATTTTCCTAAAGATACTATTTATAAATACAAAATAACACAATTATCAGATTCAACTTTAGCTTTTAAGTCAAAGGATATTCTATTCGAGTTTTCTGAAATTAAAGATGAACTAACAACAATTGTTTACAAAGCAGATAGTAATGAAATAATACCAAGTCAAGGGTTTTCAATAAACTCATTATGGCGAGGCGTATTAGGCATGGCTACCTTACTATTTATTGCCTTTTTATTTAGTAGTAATCGTAAAGCTATCAATTGGAAAACTGTTGGTATTGGGATAGCATTTCAATTGTTGATAGCCGTTGGGGTTTTGAAAATTCCTTTTATTCAAGCTGGATTTGAGTTTGTTGGAAAAATCTTTGTGAAAATTCTTGATTTTACAAGGGCTGGAAGCCAATTTTTATTTGAAGGTTTGGTGGTTGATATGGACACCTTTGGGTTTATTTTTGCTTTTCAAGTACTCCCAACAATTATTTTCTTTTCTGCATTAACCTCAGTGTTATTTTATTTAGGGATAATACAGAAAGTTGTAAAATTTATGGCAATGCTTTTAACAAAAGCACTTGGTATTTCTGGAGCAGAAAGCCTTTCAATTGCTGGAAATATTTTCTTGGGGCAAACTGAGGCTCCATTACTCATAAAAGCTTATTTAGAAAAAATGAATAAATCTGAAATGCTGCTGGTAATGATTGGTGGAATGGCTACCGTGGCTGGTGCAGTATTGGCAGCTTATATTGGATTTTTGGGTGGTGATGACCCTGTTCTGAGATTGGTTTATGCTAAACACTTATTAGCAGCATCGGTTATGGCAGCACCTGGAGCCATAGTAATTTCTAAAATATTGTATCCGCAAACTGAAACTATAAATACTGACGTAAATGTATCACAGGATAAAATTGGTTCAAATATATTAGATGCGATAGCCAATGGCACTACAGAAGGTTTAAGATTAGCAGTAAATGTTGGAGCTATGCTACTAGTATTTATTGCTTTTATAGCGATGGCCAATTATGGCTTGGGTAAAATAGGTTATTGGACAGGATTGAATGCATGGCTTGGTGATAACACTTCTTATAGTAGTTTTTCTATCGAAGCCATTTTAGGGACTATTTTTGCTCCATTAATGTGGTTAATTGGTGTTGCTAAAGAAGATATGATGTTAATGGGACAGCTCTTAGGTATAAAATTAGCTGCAAGCGAATTTGTAGGTTATATTCAATTAGCAGATTTAAAAAATGCTGCTAATGCTACGCACTTGAGTTATCAGAAATCGATTATTATGGCGACGTATATGCTCTGTGGTTTTGCTAATTTTGCCTCCATTGGAATTCAAATTGGAGGGATTGGCTCTTTAGCCCCAGGGCAACGCAAAACCTTATCAGAGTTTGGTATGAAAGCCCTTATAGGAGGTTCCATTGCTTCATTAATCTCTGCCACTATTGCTGGGATGATTATTGGATAA
- a CDS encoding isoamylase early set domain-containing protein: protein MAITKNYLKTKPVCKVTFTVAETEAEKVAVVGDFNNWKPAKKYELKKLKNGNFKGTVDLEKDQAYQFRYLVDGAYKNDEQADSYAWNDYAGAENAVLEL, encoded by the coding sequence ATGGCAATTACTAAGAATTATTTAAAAACAAAACCAGTTTGTAAGGTAACATTTACCGTTGCTGAAACTGAAGCAGAAAAAGTTGCAGTTGTTGGAGATTTTAACAATTGGAAACCTGCAAAAAAGTATGAGTTAAAAAAGTTGAAAAACGGTAACTTTAAAGGAACTGTTGATTTAGAAAAAGATCAAGCTTATCAATTTAGATATTTAGTTGATGGTGCTTACAAAAATGACGAGCAAGCTGATAGCTATGCTTGGAACGATTACGCTGGAGCTGAAAATGCAGTTTTAGAATTGTAG
- a CDS encoding electron transfer flavoprotein subunit alpha/FixB family protein, with protein sequence MSVLVYAESSEGKFKKIAFEAVSYGKKVAEQLGTTISVVTINADNTSILSDYGAEKIIKINDEKLNTFNAKAYADVVKQVAAKENANVVIIDSSNNGLYLAPLLAVNLEAGYASNVVEAPSSTSPFTVKRKAFSNKAFNNTEIKTDKKVIGLAKNSFGLVENKSSATEEDFSPNLDDADFNVKSTSVDKAKGQITIADADIVVSGGRGLKGPENWGMVEELADILGAATACSKPVSDLGWRPHSEHVGQTGKPVASNLYIAIGISGAIQHLAGINSSKVKVVINTDPEAPFFKAADYGIVGDAFEVVPKLIEKLKEFKAQNA encoded by the coding sequence ATGTCTGTTTTAGTTTACGCAGAATCCTCTGAAGGAAAATTTAAAAAAATCGCTTTTGAAGCAGTATCTTACGGTAAAAAAGTTGCAGAACAATTAGGAACTACCATAAGTGTAGTTACTATAAATGCAGATAATACCTCAATATTATCCGACTATGGTGCTGAAAAAATCATCAAAATAAATGATGAAAAACTTAATACATTTAATGCCAAAGCATACGCCGATGTTGTAAAGCAAGTGGCGGCAAAAGAAAATGCAAATGTTGTTATTATCGACTCAAGCAATAATGGGCTTTACCTAGCACCTTTACTAGCTGTGAATTTAGAAGCAGGATATGCTTCTAATGTTGTTGAAGCACCAAGTTCAACTTCACCTTTTACGGTAAAACGCAAGGCGTTTTCTAACAAAGCATTTAATAACACCGAAATAAAAACTGATAAAAAAGTAATCGGATTGGCAAAAAATTCTTTTGGGTTGGTTGAAAATAAATCTTCAGCTACTGAAGAAGATTTTTCTCCAAATTTAGACGATGCTGACTTTAATGTAAAATCAACTTCAGTTGATAAAGCTAAAGGACAAATTACTATTGCTGATGCTGATATTGTAGTTTCTGGTGGTCGTGGATTAAAAGGTCCTGAAAATTGGGGAATGGTTGAAGAACTAGCCGATATATTGGGTGCGGCCACAGCATGTTCAAAACCAGTTTCCGATTTGGGATGGAGACCTCACAGTGAACACGTAGGGCAAACTGGGAAACCAGTAGCTTCAAACTTGTATATTGCTATCGGTATTTCAGGTGCTATACAGCACTTGGCAGGAATCAATTCTTCAAAAGTAAAAGTAGTTATTAACACTGATCCTGAAGCACCATTTTTTAAAGCTGCTGACTATGGTATAGTTGGCGATGCTTTTGAAGTGGTACCAAAATTAATAGAAAAGTTAAAAGAATTTAAGGCTCAAAACGCATAA